The sequence TCTCTCCAACTTTGCTAATACCTTCGCCAAAAATAATGTCGAATTCAGCCTGACGGAAAGGTGGTGCCAGTTTGTTTTTAATAACTTTAACGCGGGCGCGGTTACCTGCAACCACATCGCCTTCTTTTAACTGACTTACTCTGCGAATATCCAAACGCACAGAAGCGTAAAATTTAAGCGCGTTACCACCGGTTGTTGTTTCGGGGTTACCAAACATGATACCGATTTTTTCACGCAATTGATTGATGAAAACACAGCAACATCCTGTTTTATTAATAGTACCGGTTAATTTACGAAGCGCCTGGCTCATTAAACGCGCTTGTAAGCCCATACGGCTATCACCCATTTCACCTTCTATTTCGGCTTTTGGCGTAAGAGCTGCTACAGAGTCAATAACAACCAAATCAACAGCACCGCTGCGAATTAAATTGTCAGCAATCTCCAGGGCTTGTTCCCCGTTATCGGGTTGAGATATTAAAAGGCTTCCTGTATCTACACCTAATTTTTCTGCGTAAAAACGATCAAAAGCATGCTCTGCATCAATGAACGCGGCTATACCACCATTTTTTTGACAATTTGCAATAGCATGAATGGCTAAAGTTGTTTTACCGGACGATTCTGGCCCGTAAATTTCAACAACGCGTCCTTTCGGTAAACCGCCAATGCCTAAGGCAATATCGAGACCTAATGAACCTGTAGAGATAACCTCAATCGCTTCGATCTTGGTATCACCTAATTTCATTACAGTGCCTTTACCGTAAGTTTTTTCTAATTTGTCCAATGTTAATTGAAGCGCCTTTAATTTTTCTGAATTCACAGTTTTTTTCTCCGTTACTTCCATTACATCTTCTGCGTTTTTCTTTGCCATGATATACTTATTTATAGATTACAATTTGTTTAGGGAAGTTACCAGTCTTTGATTTTCTTTCTGCACTTTCTTATTCACTCTTTACTAACTAATTTCCTCAACAAAAGTAGAGGCAAAGATAGCAGAGCCTTGCTACGAATTATAGTATTTGTTAAAATAGTAGGAATAACAAGGAGTTCATAAGGAAAAGAGTTAGTAGAAGTTTCAAAATATGCCTCAAATTATTAGGGCGCCACCCATGAAGCCAAAGGCCGCGTATATATATTCCTAAAGCCTTTCTGCTTCATGGGCCCTGCCAACAAACCGCCTGGCACAAAAGTTCACTGAACTTTTGTCGTGCTATATCCCGCTTGCCCAGTCCAAAAATGGCCAGGTTTGTGCGGGTCTTTGTCCTGGGGGCCAAAGCCACCACCAAACAACCATTTTAAACCGGTGTTCACGGGAATGCCGCTACGGTCAGTGGCGCGCAAATGCTCTCGCAAACCCTTATAAAAATTAAAGGATAGAATGAATGATTTTATAAAACTTGACCCCTTTTGTGTTCGGGTAAAAAAATAAGAAAAGTCGGCCCAACTGTTCTCCCTGCCGCACTACCAAGTGAATTATAAAATTATTCTCTTATAATTTTCTTCGCAACAGAAACACCATCTTTTTGAGTAATCATAAGGTTGTAAACCCCAGGTTTAAACTCGGCCAAAGATAGTTCAACTTCAAAATCCTTTACAACCGAACTAAAAATAATTTTCCCAAGCACATCACTTATACTAACGGTAGCAGGTTTGTCGCTTTCTTCCATCTTAACGATAAATTTATCAGAAAAAGGATTTGGAAAAATACTTAAGGGAAATTCTTCTTCATCAAGATCAGCTATGGATGTAAAAGGACCTTCTGTTCCCCACTTTGCCATAAAACCTCCTACGCTACCCGTAGGCACGCTAAATTGTGAGGAACCGTAATCCATGTTTTCAGTGAAAACACCTCCTGTGTAAATGTTTCCAAAAGCATCGGCAGTAAGGCTGAAGGGAATGTCATTACTAAGTCCTCCTTTTTGATCTGCCCATTGAAAATTGCCAAGAGTGTCCATTTCTGTCAGAAATATGTCGGCACCGCCACCAGGATAAAATGTTTCTGTACCTATCGTAAACATATTATCAAAATAACCCGTCATGTAAATGTTGTCGGTACCATTAATAGCTAAACAGCCCGCTCTTCTGAAACTCCCCAGAGAATTGAACATCCTTGCAAATTCCAATGTGCCACTGGTTCCATTATTTTTTGCGTAAAATATATTCACAAAGCCCTGAGTACTAAAAGTGGTACTTCCTGAAGTAAAGGTGCCTCCAAAATTTCCTAGCGAATAAACGTCGCCGTGCGTATCTACCACTAAACCTAAACTCTCGTCGTACCCCGTGCTTGCCATGTGCTGAGCCCATACTACATTTCCAGCAGTAGGTTCTAAAGAGCATAAAAAAAGGTCCCTGGCACTCACTGCATTAAAATTATCATTTCCCAAAGTTGTACTCACTGAAAACGTGCCTGAAATAAATAGCCTTTCATTCGCAGCCACGGCAATAGTAGATGCTCCTTCGTCATAAGTTCCTCCGAGTTGTGTGGCCCATACAACACTTCCGTTTGCCGTGTCAGCCTTAATAACAAAAGCATCACTTAAGCCGTTAGACTGCATAAGCGCACCACCGAAATCAAAATCAATTTCAAATCCTCCGCTCACATACAAATATCCTGAAGGACTCAAAACAATGCCGGAAGCACCATCATTGCCGGTTCCTCCAACATTATAAGCCCAAAGTACATCCCCTTTACCATTCATCTTCATAATAAAACCATCATAGCCGCCAGAACAGTATAAGGTAATATTGCCAAAAGTAGCTACACCACTAAAAGAGCCCGATAAATAAAGATTGCCATTTGCATCACACACCATACCGCTAACCATATGGTAAGTGCCCCCGGTAATTATTTTGTTCCAGAGATAGTGCCCAGATGGTTTTGTCTTATAAATACAAAAATCTCTATATCCACCACCGGCAAGGCTTTGTGTGCCTATGGACATTTTTTGCGCAAAACTAATAGCGGTGTACAAGTTGCCCTGCTTATCAGTGGTCATAGCCATAGGATAAGTATCATACAGACCCTGCATTTGTTTAGTCCACTGAATAGGTGGGGCTTGCGCGTTGAAATTAAAAGAAATAAAAAAACAGATACCTAAAATGGAAATACATTTCTTAAAGAGGGGGTTTGTGATCATAGCTTTGGGTTTTGACTTACGAAAATACAAAAAATAGAATTTTATATTCAAGACTTCACTAAATAGAATGCTTTGAAATGACTCTCAAAAAGTTCGTTCCATCAAACTGTAGCCATTCCCATGCAAATTACTGAGTTCTACCTTTGCATCGGAGGCCAGATGCTTGCGAAGCTTTAAAATGTAAACATCCATGCTGCGACCGGTAAAATAAGTATCTTCTTTCCAAATCTCCTTTAAAGCATGTTCGCGCAACAGAATATCGTTTTTATGCTGACATAATAAATTAAGCAAAGCAGATTCTTTTGGCGAAAGTTTTATTTCCGAATCAGGAGTTTTTAAAGACCTCAACCTTGCGTTAAATTTGAAATGACCGATCTCGTGCTGAAATTCTTCGTTGTTGAGCTGGTGTGTCTTACGGTTTAGAATAACCCGAATCTTTAATAGAAGCACCTCCGAATCAAAAGGTTTTACAATATAATCGTCAGCACCCAGTTTATAGCCTTTAATCATGTCTTCGCGCATACTGCGTGCGGTTAAAAAAATGACGGGAATAGTTTTATCAACTTGCTTTATTTCAGAGGTTAAAGTAAATCCGTCTTTCTTCGGCATCATGATATCGATAATACAAAGATCGAACTTTCCATTCCTAAAGGCTTCTAGTCCGTCCTCGCCGTTCATGCAAAGTTCCACAACAAAGCCATTCATCTTCAGGTAATCTTTCAATACCGAAGCAAAATTCTTTTCGTCTTCAACTAATAATATGCTATACATTTTAAAACTTATCTCTACCTGAACACTAAAAACTATTGACTATCTGCTATAAACTATTGACTATAAACCCTGCTAACTGCTAGTTAACACTAAAACAAACTCACTACCCGCTCCTAATTCGCTCCTCACTTCTACCCTGCCTCCATGCGCTTCCACAATCGACTTCACGTAACTCAATCCCAAACCAAATCCCTTCACATCATGAAGATTTCCACCCTGCACGCGATAAAATTTTTCAAATATTTTTCTTTGTTTATCTGCGTCAATTCCAATACCGTTATCCCTAAATTGAATTGTGATTTTTCCACTTTCTTTCTTCCCGCTAATTTTTAGCTCGCTTCTTTCTCCCGAATATTTTAAAGCGTTATCCAAAAGATTACTGAAAACCGTTTTTAAATGGCGCTCGTCCGCCCACACCTTTAAATCCTGATGGATGTCTACAGTTATTTCTGCATTCTGTTCGATAATTTGCAGGCGATGGTCTAAAATAACACTTTCTAATAGCGCTTTAACAGCTATCTGTTTTTTATCCAGTTGAATTTCTCCCTTATCCAAAACGGCCGTCTGTAACACCCGCTCTACATGGCCATTCAATTTTTTATTCTCTTCTTTTAAAATACGCATATAATCTTTAAACTTTTCTTCATTATTTTTTATAAGCGGGTTGCCAATGGCGTCAAGTGCCAAAGAGATTGTGGCTATGGGTGTTTTTAATTCATGTGTGATATTATTTACGAAATCATTTTTAATATCGCTCAGCTTTTTCTGCGCCAGTATAATCTTTATAACGTAAAAAAACACCAATATGATAATTAAAGAAAATGCCAGCGATAAAAGCAAACTGCCTCGCATATGCGCCATCAGATAGTCGTCGAGCTTCGGAAACTGGAGAAATAAGAATTCGCCTGTGTAAATAACGCGTTTGGAAGAGAGGTCTCGTGCAAAAGTTTTAAACTGTTCCGCATATCCTTTAGATTGTGCTAATATCTTTTTCCCGGGTGCGAGATTTTGCATAGAAAACTCAAAAGGAAGGAAAATACCTTTGTTGCTCAAAGTCTTTTTTATAAGCGCTTGAACCGTATCCGGACTTTCCTCATCAAGATCAATAACTCTTATCTCATTAAGCATCTTGTTCATAAGGGATAAAATTCGGGCAGAGTCAGTCAGATCTTTTGAGGCATTGGCACCTAAAGTCCTGCTAACAAGATTTTCTTTAACCGTTGCCTTTGTTCCACCTAATTGAATATTTATCGCAGTTCCTTTGATCTCAATAGAATTACTTTTCCCGGTGCTTGAATTAAAGATCTTTGAGGATTTTAGGCTTGCGACTTGCTCATGAAATGTTTTGATAGCGTCTTCTTTTTCGGTAATAATGGTGATTTTGTGAGATGGCGTTTTGGCAATGGTATCGCCATTCTGAATAAAATAGGTCATTTTTAATGACTGAAGATCTTTGCGCTCTTTAAATTTTGTATCCAGCTCTTCCAAAGCAGCATAAATACTCCGGTTAAATTCTTCTTTCTTTTGAAGGTAAAAATTCCTGATCCAGTAACCCTGCAGCCCAATAATAAAAAGTACACAAGTACTTAGCAGAACAAAAATAATTTTATAGGCTCTTGAATTCATGCGTTTCAAATGTAACCAGTATTTCTTTGGCTCTTTTCAACTTTAACTTTTCGTTAACAGGGTTTAACCGGAGATTAACCTGATTGCAGAACCACTGTCTCTAACTTTGCTGTGTAATTTAAACTCCAGATTTTATGAAAACAACATCTAAAGTATCAAAACCTGCCTCATGCATTTTAGCGATTTTATTTCTAAGCGTGAACCTGGTAACTGCGCAGCAAAGTGCAAACAAAAAAACAACAGTGCGTATAGTAAAGAAAGAAATAATTAATGGCGTAGAAAAAACAAGAGACAGCACTTATACCGTGGAAGGTGCCGTTAACCTCACTACCATTGACGCCTTGAGTGAGCTGTCAGAAGAAGAGTTCAAGACCCCTGAAGAAGGAGAGATTGTGATTTCAACCAAAAAAGAAAACGGTCTTACTATTTTAACAGAAAAGGATGACAAGGTAGTAATTGTTACCGATCTGGGGAGCGATGCCCAAATGATTGAAGTGGATAAAGAGAAAATGCTGCTGGACGACCAGGTACAAAGGGCCTTAAAAGCAGCCAACCTCAATGATAAGCCGGTAAGCGCATATAAAATAATGCAATTTAGAGATACTCCAAAAACAACCGGTGAAAAGATTAAACATGAGAAAATTATTTTTATAACCACTGTTAAACTGAGCGAACTCAATGAAAAAGAAGCCAAACAGTTGACCAAAGGAGGCGACTTGAAGGATCAAAATCTGAACGTAAAAGATCTGCATTTTTATCCCAATCCTACGAATGGAAAATTTAATTTGAAATTTGAATTGGCAGACAAGGGAAATACAGAGATTACAATTTTAAATGGCGAAGGAATATTAGTTTACAATGAGGAGCTGAAAAACTTTAGCGGCATTTACGACAAGGAAATTGATCTCAGCAAAAATCCCAAAGGAATTTACTTTGTGAAGATCAGGCAGGGAAATCATTCTCAGCTCAAAAAACTAATTCTCAACTAAATCGTTTTAAATTTCTTTCGTGCTAACATGTGCTGCATCAAGCATTGCGGCCCCTTTTCAGTACTGCTAAAAAACAACAGTTTTTGTTAAAAAAGTTAAATTAAGGTTGTTTCATGTAACAATAAGAGGAACTTTACGTCTTCTATAAAAACCTAAAAAAACAAACTAAAACAAATACCATGAAATCAAAACTTTTACTTGCAATTACGGCAGGCTTCCTTTTTTGTTCCACCCAACAAAAAGCGCAGGTCAGCAATTATTCATTCACCCAAACTTTAAGCACTTACGGCTCTGCTAATACCGGAAGTCTTGTAGGTCTGGCTATTCAGGATGACGACGTAGCTACTGTTTCCCTGCCCTTCAGCTTTACTTACGATGGCACCGCATACTCTTCTATAAACGTTTGCAGTAACGGTTACTTCAGTTTTAATACGCTTACAGGAGATGAGTATTTTGCAATCCAGACTTCTACAACTTCCAATGTAATTTCTCCTTTTGGTAATGATTTATACAAAGGAATGTTTATTAACGTTGACATGACGGCAGGTAGCGCGACTCTTACAAACGTAAGCTCCACTGCGGGATTAGCGGTGGGAACTATATTTGAAGATTTTTTTGGAGACTTTAGTTCAAATCCAACTATTGTATCTATAACCGGAAATACAATCGTTTTGAACCAACCTGCACTTTTTACTAACACAGCTTATCCAATGGTTAGTACGCACGGAACTATAAAACAAAGCGTGAGTGGAATTTCTCCGAACCGTATCTGCGAATTTGAATTTGCCAATTTCTCAAGGTATTTCGAACCCGATGAAATACTTAACTTTAAACTACGCCTTTATGAAACGTCGAATAAAATAGAGGCTTTATATGGTCCTATGACTGTTGCTCCTGATTATATTCCGTCTGAGGTTGGATTAAAAGGTGCCAGCAATACAGATTACAACTCACGTTTAGTGAATGCTTCTGTTAATACCTGGAGCAACTCCAGCGCTTCAACAAGTATTACTGACTTTTGCGACTTTGACAACACTATCTTCCCGGCATCTGGTCAATCTTACATGTGGACTCCTGTAAGCTGCACAGTTCCTGTATTAGCTGTTAGTGCTACTAATTCTGTAGCCTGCGCAGGTGTATCTGTTGTTTTAACTGCAACTGGTGCTACTACTTACTCATGGTCTAATGGCCCTGCTACAGCTCAACAAACTGTTACTCCTTCTGCTACTACTGTTTACACTTTAACCGGGGCTAATACAACTTGTACATCATCTATCACTTATACACAGGTAGTAGCTGCTACTCCAACACTAACAATCGCTTCAAGCAGCTCAGTTAGTTGCGCAGGTCAATCTGCTACGCTTACTGCCAACGGTGCAACAAGTTATTCCTGGAATGCCATTGCAAGCGCATCTCAAAATATTGTATCTCCAACTGTAACAACCACCTATAGCTTAACCGGTTCTAATGGAACTTGTACTGCCAATACAAGCTTCACTCAAACCGTTGTGGCATACCCGGTTCTAACGGTTGCAATCACACCTACAGTTATTTGTGTGGGTAATTCCGCAACAGTTACAGTGTCTGGTGCTACAACTTATTCATTTAATAATGTAGCAGGAACTTCTTCTACGGTAATTACTCCGAGCGCCACTGCAACATACACTATAGCAGGTGCTAACGGTGCTTGTGCTACCACAAAAACTTTAACACAAACAGTTTTAACTGATTGTGCTACTGGAATTAAAGAAGCAAGTCTTGAAAGTGTTGGTATTTCTGCTTATCCAAATCCTTTTGGTTCAGCATTAAACATTAAAAATGCTTCTGAAAACGAATTAAACGTTTCTATTTCTGACGCTCTTGGAAAAGTAATTTACAGCGCTAAACTAAAAGGTCAATCTGTTGAAACTATTTCAGGAGAATCTTTAAACAGCGGTCTATACTTTATCTCTGTCCAAGGAACTAATGGATCTATCACTAAAAAATTAATCAAACAATAGTACTCTCTTTTAACTAAAAAACCCCGGTGGAAAATTCCACCGGGGTTTTTTATTTTCTTTTATGATGCTTAAGCTCTTTAATGCATGAACGTCAATCGTACCGCAAAGATGTCACATCGAGCGTAGTCGAGATGTCACATCGAGCGTAGTCGAGATGTCACATCGAGCGTAGTCGAGATGTCACATCGAGCGTAGTCGAGATGTCACATCGAGCGTAGTCGAGATGTCACATCGAGCGTAGTCGAGATGTCACATCGAGCGTAGTCGAAATGTCACATCGAGCGTAGTCGAAATGTCACATCGAGCGTAGTCGAAATGCCACATCGAGCGTAGTCGAAATGTCACATCGAGCGTAGTCGAAATGTCACATCGAGCGTAGTCGAAATGTCACATCGAGCGTAGTCGAGATGCCACATCGAGCGTAGTCGAGATGGTGCACCAAAATCCAGGAAGTTGTTCTCGGTTACGCTCGAAGTGCCAACTGCTTTAGATTTTTTCTCAAGCCCGTGTCGTTATTAACGCCTCCTACTTGATCACTCCCAACTCTTTGCCCACTTTTGTAAAAGCAGCAATCGCTTTGTCTAAATGTTCTTTCTCATGTGCCGCGCTTAATTGTACACGAATACGGGCTTTGTCTTTTGGAACTACCGGAAAGAAAAATCCGATCACATAAATGCCTTCTGCTAACAATTTGTCTGCAAAGGTTTGAGATAACTTTGCGTCGTATAACATCACAGGAACAATAGCACTATCTCCTTCACGAATATCCAATCCCGCTTCTTTTATCCCTTTTTTGAAATAATTAATGTTCCACTCTAATTTATCGCGCAGGGTAGTTGCTTCCGAAAGCATATCAAATACAGCAATGCTGGCACCTACAATAACTGGTGACAAAGAATTGCTAAATAAATAAGGACGCGAACGCTGACGTAAAATTTCGATGATTTCTTTTTTAGCACTTGTAAACCCGCCCATAGCACCGCCTAAGGCTTTTCCAAGAGTTCCGGTAATTATGTCTACGCGATTCATTACATTCCTGTATTCAATAGTACCTCTGCCTGTTTTACCTATAAAGCCAGTTGCGTGACTTTCATCTACCATTACAAGGGCATTGTATTTATCAGCCAGATCACAAATTTTATCCAAAGGGGCTACGAAGCCATCCATACTGAACACACCGTCTGTCACAATAATACGGTGACGTTGTGCCTGTGATTTAATCAACTGTTCTTCGAGATCAGCCATATCACAATTCTTATAACGGTAACGTTGCGCTTTACACAAACGTACACCATCAATAATACTGGCGTGATTTAACTCGTCACTAATAATAGCGTCCTGCTCATCAAACAACGGTTCAAAAACCCCACCGTTAGCATCAAATGCAGCTGCATACAAAATAGTATCTTCTGTTCCTAAAAATTTGGAGATCTTTTGTTCTAAAGTTTTATGAATGTCTTGCGTTCCGCAAATGAAGCGCACGCTGCTCATACCAAAGCCATGAGAGTCTAACGCTTTTTTTGCGCCCTCAATAACTTTTGGATGACTGGAAAGTCCTAAATAGTTATTTGCACAAAAAATAACAACATCTTTTCCGTTTACTTTTACAACCGCATCCATAGGTGTGGTTATAACACGTTCGCGTTTAAATAAACCGTTGCTTTCTATTTCTGATAAAGTTGTTTGAAGTTGTTCTTTTAGCTGGCCGTACATAATTTAATATTTTCGCGCAAAGATAAATTCTATTTGACAATATTGGTAATATTTACAACTGAATACTGCCTCCGGATTTCACTTTCACAAATGGTTTTCCAGATTTTGGGGCCTTTTTTTGGCAAACACACTGATAATTGGGTAATTGTGTTAATTCGAGGTAAAAGGT is a genomic window of Sphingobacteriaceae bacterium containing:
- the recA gene encoding recombinase RecA, producing MEVTEKKTVNSEKLKALQLTLDKLEKTYGKGTVMKLGDTKIEAIEVISTGSLGLDIALGIGGLPKGRVVEIYGPESSGKTTLAIHAIANCQKNGGIAAFIDAEHAFDRFYAEKLGVDTGSLLISQPDNGEQALEIADNLIRSGAVDLVVIDSVAALTPKAEIEGEMGDSRMGLQARLMSQALRKLTGTINKTGCCCVFINQLREKIGIMFGNPETTTGGNALKFYASVRLDIRRVSQLKEGDVVAGNRARVKVIKNKLAPPFRQAEFDIIFGEGISKVGEIIDIGVEKGIIKKAGSWFSYEDTKLGQGRDSVKSLFAENPDLADEIEQKIKDILSAENAPSE
- a CDS encoding DNA-binding response regulator — its product is MYSILLVEDEKNFASVLKDYLKMNGFVVELCMNGEDGLEAFRNGKFDLCIIDIMMPKKDGFTLTSEIKQVDKTIPVIFLTARSMREDMIKGYKLGADDYIVKPFDSEVLLLKIRVILNRKTHQLNNEEFQHEIGHFKFNARLRSLKTPDSEIKLSPKESALLNLLCQHKNDILLREHALKEIWKEDTYFTGRSMDVYILKLRKHLASDAKVELSNLHGNGYSLMERTF
- the kbl gene encoding glycine C-acetyltransferase, producing the protein MYGQLKEQLQTTLSEIESNGLFKRERVITTPMDAVVKVNGKDVVIFCANNYLGLSSHPKVIEGAKKALDSHGFGMSSVRFICGTQDIHKTLEQKISKFLGTEDTILYAAAFDANGGVFEPLFDEQDAIISDELNHASIIDGVRLCKAQRYRYKNCDMADLEEQLIKSQAQRHRIIVTDGVFSMDGFVAPLDKICDLADKYNALVMVDESHATGFIGKTGRGTIEYRNVMNRVDIITGTLGKALGGAMGGFTSAKKEIIEILRQRSRPYLFSNSLSPVIVGASIAVFDMLSEATTLRDKLEWNINYFKKGIKEAGLDIREGDSAIVPVMLYDAKLSQTFADKLLAEGIYVIGFFFPVVPKDKARIRVQLSAAHEKEHLDKAIAAFTKVGKELGVIK